Proteins from a single region of Acidobacteriota bacterium:
- the murG gene encoding undecaprenyldiphospho-muramoylpentapeptide beta-N-acetylglucosaminyltransferase — translation MRDDVDVRTGEGRGRRVVIAGGGTGGHLYPGLAVAHALRRRDGRTVVSFVGTARGIEARVVPQEGFDLDVIRSAGLKGKSAGAVARGVGLLPLSALDAWQALSRRRPDLVIGVGGYSSGPVVALAAARGIPTLLLEQNATPGLTNRWLARLVDAAGVTYESSLRFFHGHGFVSGNPVREAFLAIGPRPAASGGERRVLVFGGSQGAHAINQAMVAAATHVRDIQGPCAIVHQTGVRDLETVKAGYAEAGVEADVRAFIDDMPHQMAEADVVVCRAGATTLAELTAAGRVGILIPFPHATDDHQRANARTLEAAGAAVMLEEPVLTGERLAAELRALLTDDARRQAMATRARGLARPDAADVIAARADALMAGVH, via the coding sequence ATGCGTGACGACGTGGATGTGCGCACCGGTGAGGGACGGGGACGCCGCGTGGTGATCGCGGGGGGCGGCACGGGGGGACACCTGTACCCGGGGCTGGCCGTGGCGCACGCGCTGCGCCGGCGCGACGGGCGCACGGTGGTGAGTTTCGTGGGGACCGCGCGCGGCATCGAGGCGCGCGTGGTTCCGCAGGAGGGTTTCGACCTGGACGTGATCAGGAGCGCGGGACTGAAGGGCAAGAGCGCGGGGGCCGTTGCGCGCGGCGTGGGCCTGCTGCCGCTCAGCGCCCTCGACGCGTGGCAGGCGCTGTCGCGCCGCCGCCCCGATCTCGTGATCGGCGTGGGGGGCTACAGCTCCGGGCCCGTCGTCGCGCTGGCGGCGGCCCGCGGCATCCCCACGCTCCTGCTCGAGCAGAACGCGACGCCAGGCCTCACCAACAGGTGGCTGGCCAGGCTCGTCGACGCGGCAGGCGTCACGTACGAGTCGTCGCTGCGCTTCTTCCATGGACACGGGTTCGTGTCCGGCAACCCCGTGCGCGAGGCGTTTCTCGCCATCGGGCCGCGGCCAGCCGCGAGTGGCGGTGAACGGAGGGTCCTCGTCTTCGGAGGGTCACAGGGTGCACACGCGATCAATCAGGCGATGGTGGCGGCAGCGACGCACGTACGTGACATACAGGGCCCGTGTGCCATCGTGCACCAGACGGGAGTGCGCGATCTCGAGACGGTGAAGGCGGGATACGCGGAGGCCGGCGTGGAGGCCGACGTGCGCGCGTTCATCGACGACATGCCGCACCAGATGGCCGAGGCCGATGTGGTGGTGTGCAGGGCCGGCGCCACCACGCTTGCCGAGCTCACGGCCGCTGGCCGCGTGGGCATCCTCATCCCGTTCCCGCACGCCACCGACGATCACCAGCGTGCCAACGCCCGCACGCTCGAAGCCGCGGGTGCCGCGGTGATGCTCGAGGAGCCGGTGCTCACCGGGGAGCGACTCGCCGCCGAACTGCGCGCGCTGCTCACCGACGATGCCAGACGCCAGGCGATGGCCACACGCGCGCGCGGGCTGGCGCGACCGGACGCAGCCGACGTGATCGCCGCGCGTGCCGATGCGCTGATGGCGGGGGTGCACTGA
- the ftsA gene encoding cell division protein FtsA gives MARSERYLVGLDVGTTKVAVIVGEVTDESGVEIIGIGTADARGIRRGAVVNLEEAVESIKKAIEEAELTAGIEIDSVYMTLSGAHIKGFNSRGVVAVSGKTREITREDVRRAIDAAKAFALPSGREILHVLPQDFAVDDEEGIADPVGMTGSRLDVNVHIVTGGAASMQNLIACVNRAGVTVVDTVLEQIAAAEAVLTPDERELGVAVVDIGGGTTDFAIFERGSLWHTGVVAIGGDHFTNDIAVGLRTPVPDAEKLKRRCGCALNSMVGEDETMEVASVGGRRPRVMSRRILSQILQPRAEQVCHMLWDEIEKAGCSNSLHSGIVLTGGGAALDGMAEIAEQIFDLPVRRGVPTGAYGLGDQASSPIYATAVGAVMYASRNRNQVTPKPMGWRRLLESVSSMFNNFFIGR, from the coding sequence GTGGCGCGGAGTGAACGCTACCTGGTTGGGCTCGACGTGGGCACCACCAAGGTCGCCGTGATCGTCGGAGAAGTGACTGACGAAAGCGGCGTCGAGATCATCGGCATCGGCACGGCAGATGCGAGGGGGATCCGGCGCGGCGCCGTGGTCAACCTCGAGGAAGCCGTCGAGTCGATCAAGAAGGCGATCGAGGAAGCCGAGTTGACCGCCGGCATCGAGATCGACTCGGTCTACATGACGCTGTCTGGCGCCCACATCAAGGGCTTCAACAGCCGCGGCGTGGTTGCCGTCTCGGGCAAGACACGAGAGATCACGCGCGAGGACGTCCGTCGCGCGATCGACGCCGCCAAGGCGTTCGCGCTGCCGAGCGGCCGCGAGATCCTGCACGTGCTCCCGCAGGACTTCGCCGTCGACGACGAGGAGGGCATCGCGGATCCGGTTGGCATGACGGGATCGCGGCTCGACGTCAACGTGCACATCGTGACGGGCGGCGCCGCGTCCATGCAGAACCTCATCGCCTGCGTGAATCGCGCGGGCGTGACGGTGGTGGACACGGTGCTCGAGCAGATCGCCGCGGCCGAAGCGGTGCTCACGCCAGACGAGCGCGAACTCGGCGTGGCTGTCGTCGACATCGGCGGCGGCACCACGGACTTCGCGATCTTCGAGCGCGGCAGCCTGTGGCATACGGGCGTGGTGGCGATCGGCGGCGATCACTTCACCAACGACATCGCCGTCGGATTGCGCACGCCGGTGCCAGACGCCGAGAAACTGAAGCGCCGTTGCGGGTGCGCGCTCAACTCGATGGTGGGCGAGGACGAGACGATGGAGGTGGCCAGCGTGGGCGGCCGCCGTCCGCGGGTGATGTCGCGCCGCATCCTCTCGCAGATCCTGCAACCACGCGCCGAGCAGGTGTGTCACATGCTGTGGGACGAGATCGAGAAGGCCGGCTGCAGCAACTCGCTGCACTCGGGCATCGTGCTGACGGGCGGCGGAGCGGCGCTCGACGGCATGGCCGAGATCGCCGAGCAGATCTTCGACCTGCCGGTGCGCCGCGGCGTGCCGACGGGGGCGTACGGGCTTGGCGATCAGGCCAGCAGCCCCATCTACGCGACGGCCGTCGGTGCCGTCATGTATGCGAGCCGCAACAGGAACCAGGTGACACCAAAGCCCATGGGCTGGCGGCGTCTGCTGGAATCGGTGAGCTCCATGTTCAACAACTTCTTCATCGGGCGATGA
- a CDS encoding UDP-N-acetylmuramate--L-alanine ligase, translated as MATKTRHVHFVGIGGIGMSGIAELLVNLGYRVSGSDARATDITRRLASMGARIHEGHAADHLGDASVVVVTSAAREDNPEIVEARRRGIPVIARAEMLAELMRLRRIGVAIGGAHGKTTTTSMVALMLERAGLDPTAVIGGRLSAFGSNARLGGGDVIVAEADESDGSFLKLSPAISVITNVDREHLDHYGTFERALDAFVTFANTVPFDGAVIVGVDDPVLAGLVSRMTRRVVTYATDRDDATIVARAITSGQGSSSCEVWRRPPGVDAAEYLGTLRLHVPGRHNLRNALAAVGVGLELGLAFDQIAAGLADFRGAERRLQVVGERAGVLVVDDYGHHPTEIAAVIAACREAWNRRLVLVFQPHRYTRTAGLLPEFAEVLARADMVCLLPIYAASEDPIAGVSSGVLGDAIAKHGGAPVHLVADLVEAPATVASLLREGDLVVTLGAGSIGTLGPRLLDALEVQA; from the coding sequence ATGGCCACCAAGACCCGTCACGTGCACTTTGTCGGCATCGGCGGCATCGGCATGAGCGGCATCGCCGAACTGCTCGTGAACCTCGGCTACCGCGTGAGCGGATCCGATGCGCGAGCCACCGACATCACGCGACGGCTCGCGTCGATGGGCGCACGCATCCACGAGGGGCATGCCGCCGACCATCTCGGCGACGCCTCCGTGGTGGTCGTGACGTCGGCGGCCCGTGAAGACAACCCGGAGATCGTCGAGGCGCGCCGGCGCGGGATTCCGGTGATCGCGCGCGCGGAGATGCTCGCCGAGTTGATGCGGCTGCGCCGCATCGGCGTGGCGATCGGCGGCGCGCACGGCAAGACCACCACCACGTCGATGGTCGCGCTGATGCTCGAACGCGCCGGACTGGATCCGACAGCCGTCATCGGCGGCCGCCTGAGCGCGTTCGGCAGCAATGCGCGCCTCGGCGGCGGCGACGTGATCGTGGCCGAAGCCGACGAGAGCGACGGCTCGTTCCTGAAGCTCTCGCCCGCAATCAGCGTGATCACGAACGTCGATCGCGAGCACCTCGATCACTACGGCACGTTCGAGCGCGCGCTCGACGCGTTCGTGACGTTCGCCAACACGGTCCCGTTCGACGGTGCCGTGATCGTGGGCGTCGACGACCCGGTGCTGGCGGGCCTCGTGTCGCGGATGACACGCCGCGTCGTGACGTACGCCACCGATCGCGACGACGCCACGATCGTCGCGCGCGCGATCACGTCGGGCCAGGGCTCATCGTCGTGCGAGGTGTGGCGGCGTCCGCCGGGCGTGGACGCCGCTGAGTACCTCGGTACGCTGCGCCTGCACGTGCCCGGCCGCCACAACCTGCGCAATGCGCTCGCGGCCGTCGGCGTGGGACTCGAGCTCGGACTCGCGTTCGACCAGATCGCAGCAGGACTCGCGGACTTCCGCGGTGCCGAGCGACGGCTGCAGGTGGTGGGTGAACGCGCGGGCGTGCTTGTCGTGGACGACTACGGGCATCACCCCACGGAAATCGCGGCCGTCATCGCGGCCTGTCGTGAGGCGTGGAACCGGCGCCTCGTGCTCGTGTTCCAGCCGCATCGCTACACGCGCACCGCGGGCTTGCTGCCGGAGTTCGCCGAGGTCCTGGCGCGGGCAGACATGGTGTGCCTGCTCCCGATCTACGCGGCGAGCGAGGATCCGATCGCCGGCGTGTCGTCGGGAGTGCTCGGTGATGCCATCGCGAAGCACGGCGGCGCACCGGTGCACCTCGTTGCAGATCTTGTCGAGGCGCCGGCCACAGTGGCGTCGCTCCTGCGCGAAGGCGATCTCGTCGTGACGCTCGGTGCCGGTTCGATCGGCACGCTCGGCCCGCGCCTGCTCGACGCGCTGGAGGTGCAGGCCTGA
- the ftsZ gene encoding cell division protein FtsZ, producing MDSNGQGGIGRRRLAGITDEQALRLTLDTEVRAGARIKVVGVGGGGSNAVNRMVRSGLTGVEFVVANTDVQALQQSPASTKIQIGGKLTKGLGAGADPNVGRNAALEDTDRLIEVLDGADMVFVTTGLGGGTGTGAAPVIASLATELGALTIAVVTKPFKFEGKRRAQQAERGLDDLRECVDTVITIPNERLLATIDRRTPLPEAFAAADDILRQAIQGISDLILVPGLINLDFADVKTIMSGMGLAIMGTGVAEGEDRAMQAANRAISSPLLEDASVRGARGVIINVTGGSDISLTEVSEASAIIQEAAHEDANIIFGAVVDPAMAGTIKITVIATGFDRTDALHRGATHRTPADLTHYQSEGVWQAPPGAAAPAVPSVAPPFTRRLPVEIGPTAFSIDEELATGTDAASPLDYPAFLSNRGHQ from the coding sequence ATGGACAGCAACGGACAGGGCGGCATCGGCCGGCGGCGACTGGCGGGAATCACCGACGAGCAGGCACTGCGCCTGACGCTCGACACGGAAGTACGGGCCGGCGCGCGCATCAAGGTCGTGGGCGTGGGCGGCGGCGGCAGCAATGCCGTCAACAGGATGGTGCGCTCCGGTCTCACCGGCGTCGAGTTCGTCGTCGCCAACACCGACGTGCAGGCGCTGCAGCAGAGTCCCGCGTCGACCAAGATCCAGATCGGCGGCAAGCTGACCAAGGGACTCGGCGCGGGGGCCGACCCGAATGTCGGCCGCAACGCCGCGCTCGAAGACACGGATCGGCTCATCGAGGTGCTCGACGGCGCGGACATGGTGTTCGTGACGACAGGGCTCGGTGGCGGGACCGGTACCGGTGCCGCGCCGGTGATCGCGAGCCTGGCGACCGAACTCGGCGCGCTGACGATCGCCGTGGTCACCAAGCCGTTCAAGTTCGAGGGCAAGCGCCGCGCGCAGCAGGCCGAGCGCGGGCTCGACGATCTGCGCGAGTGCGTGGACACCGTCATCACGATCCCGAACGAGCGCCTGCTCGCGACGATCGATCGCCGCACGCCGCTGCCGGAGGCGTTCGCCGCCGCCGACGACATCCTGCGCCAGGCCATCCAGGGCATCTCCGACCTGATCCTGGTGCCTGGGCTCATCAATCTCGACTTCGCCGACGTGAAGACGATCATGTCGGGCATGGGCCTGGCGATCATGGGCACCGGCGTGGCCGAGGGTGAAGACCGAGCGATGCAGGCCGCCAATCGCGCCATCTCCAGCCCGTTGCTCGAAGACGCCTCCGTGCGCGGCGCGCGCGGCGTGATCATCAATGTGACGGGCGGCTCCGACATCTCGCTCACGGAAGTGAGCGAAGCCTCCGCCATCATCCAGGAAGCCGCGCACGAAGATGCCAACATCATCTTCGGCGCGGTGGTCGACCCGGCGATGGCGGGGACGATCAAGATCACGGTGATTGCGACGGGGTTTGACAGGACTGATGCGCTGCACCGCGGCGCGACCCATCGCACGCCTGCCGATCTGACCCACTACCAGAGCGAGGGCGTGTGGCAGGCGCCGCCTGGCGCTGCCGCACCCGCGGTCCCGAGCGTGGCACCGCCCTTCACGCGGCGGCTGCCTGTCGAGATCGGGCCGACGGCGTTCTCGATCGACGAGGAACTCGCCACCGGCACCGATGCGGCGTCGCCGCTCGACTACCCGGCGTTCCTGAGCAACCGCGGCCATCAGTAG
- a CDS encoding FtsQ-type POTRA domain-containing protein, giving the protein MPRRQTAQGTRRVPSATRDPRLLRARDGGHRRGGAWRTYAPDVLRVGAIVALLLGSGWYVQDVMTSSRAFAVRELKVIGAQRLSEGEVEALLDGLKGHNIVTTPLETWREKLLASPWVREASLRRALPGTIEVRIVERLPMVIARAGDALLLVDELGAIVDEFGPRYGAIDLPIVEGLAAGRAGDGPFDQARVALVAAAVASLRDASLLDRVSQIDVSDARDLAVMLMGDPAVLHLGRERFAERVQAYLEMGDRLTRMVDQVASVDLRFGDRVYVRPRKPGVTFASMPQVTDVGTVEEALAEPDDDDGQQ; this is encoded by the coding sequence ATGCCTCGCCGCCAGACGGCACAGGGCACGCGTCGGGTGCCGTCAGCGACGCGCGATCCGCGCCTGTTGCGTGCGCGTGACGGCGGACACCGCCGAGGCGGCGCGTGGCGCACGTACGCGCCCGACGTACTGCGCGTGGGCGCAATCGTGGCGCTGCTCCTGGGATCGGGTTGGTACGTGCAGGACGTGATGACCAGTTCGCGGGCGTTCGCCGTGCGCGAGTTGAAGGTGATCGGCGCGCAGCGGTTGTCGGAGGGCGAGGTCGAGGCACTGCTTGATGGCCTGAAAGGCCACAACATCGTGACCACGCCGCTCGAGACGTGGCGCGAGAAGCTGCTCGCGTCGCCGTGGGTACGTGAAGCCAGCCTGCGGCGCGCGCTGCCGGGTACCATCGAGGTCCGCATCGTCGAACGCCTGCCGATGGTCATCGCGCGCGCGGGGGACGCGCTGCTCCTGGTCGATGAACTGGGCGCGATCGTGGACGAGTTCGGACCCCGTTACGGCGCGATCGACCTGCCGATCGTCGAAGGTCTCGCCGCCGGAAGGGCGGGCGACGGTCCGTTCGACCAAGCGCGCGTCGCGCTCGTGGCCGCGGCGGTCGCCTCGCTGCGAGACGCGTCGCTGCTCGATCGCGTGTCGCAGATCGACGTCTCCGACGCACGGGATCTCGCCGTGATGCTGATGGGCGATCCCGCGGTGCTCCACCTCGGACGCGAGCGGTTCGCCGAACGCGTGCAGGCGTACCTCGAGATGGGCGATCGGTTGACCCGCATGGTCGATCAGGTCGCGTCGGTGGACTTGCGGTTCGGAGACCGCGTGTACGTACGACCCCGCAAGCCGGGGGTGACATTTGCGTCGATGCCGCAGGTGACCGACGTGGGCACCGTGGAAGAGGCGCTGGCGGAGCCAGATGACGATGACGGGCAGCAGTGA
- a CDS encoding radical SAM protein, with amino-acid sequence MRDRRVLSSARGILSMKAQDLRDRARATLAREAGVIAKPHGQRLRVALAFPNTYHIGMSNLGFQTVYRLFNEMDDVVCERVFLPPRQELQAQRAAGLSLLTIESQTPVKDFDVFALSVSFEWDYPNVLTLLRLAGLPVYAADRQAGHDPLVVLGGAVTFVNPEPLALFADVIAAGEGEVLVPTLVQRIREATGRAGLLQALGHDRGFYIPSAWTPDYAEDGSLRGMIGDPARGGVAPVQKAAVRTTELLDPPHTQVFTPDTEFGSRFLVEVVRGCANLCRFCWAGYNYLPVRAFDAERILALAERARPHATRAGLVSIALCDHPEIDHILESLAGMGYSISPASLRLDDLSASIVSRLVKSGERGVTIAPEAGSDRLRRVINKTFTNEEILAKAHLLFSNGVENLKLYFMIGLPSETDEDLVAMRDLTEQLRTVMLQYGRTRGRLGRIVASVNPLIPKPGTAYQWLPMEDPAITDRKAKRLKTLVSGLDNVYFTVKSERHSYYQALMSLGDRRVAPVIDMAERNGGQWREAVAATGVDANFYIFRDRSRDAFLPWDVIDGGMKASFFRSEFDKAMRAEWTLPPKRQQDNARLLPVIS; translated from the coding sequence ATGCGCGATCGACGTGTCCTGTCGAGTGCGCGAGGCATTCTCTCGATGAAGGCACAGGACCTCCGCGATCGGGCCCGGGCCACGCTGGCCCGCGAAGCCGGCGTGATCGCGAAGCCGCACGGCCAGCGGCTCCGCGTGGCCCTCGCGTTCCCGAACACCTACCACATCGGGATGTCCAATCTGGGCTTCCAGACTGTCTACCGTCTCTTCAACGAGATGGACGATGTGGTGTGTGAGCGCGTGTTCCTGCCGCCTCGACAGGAACTGCAGGCGCAGCGCGCCGCCGGCCTCTCGCTCCTCACCATCGAGTCGCAGACGCCGGTCAAGGACTTCGACGTCTTCGCGCTGTCGGTGTCGTTCGAGTGGGACTATCCCAACGTCCTCACGTTGCTGCGGCTGGCGGGGTTGCCGGTGTATGCGGCCGATCGACAGGCCGGACACGATCCGCTCGTCGTGCTCGGCGGCGCCGTCACGTTCGTCAATCCTGAACCGCTGGCGCTCTTTGCCGACGTGATTGCCGCCGGCGAGGGCGAGGTGCTCGTGCCCACGCTGGTGCAGCGGATCAGGGAGGCCACCGGACGCGCGGGCCTGCTGCAGGCGCTCGGGCACGACAGGGGGTTTTACATCCCCTCGGCCTGGACCCCCGATTACGCCGAAGACGGGTCGCTGCGCGGGATGATCGGCGACCCCGCTCGCGGCGGCGTGGCGCCGGTGCAGAAAGCCGCGGTGCGGACCACCGAGTTGCTCGATCCGCCGCACACGCAGGTCTTCACGCCAGACACGGAGTTCGGGTCGCGGTTCCTCGTCGAAGTCGTGCGCGGGTGCGCGAACCTGTGTCGGTTCTGCTGGGCCGGGTACAACTACCTGCCGGTCCGTGCGTTCGACGCGGAGCGCATTCTGGCGCTCGCCGAACGGGCGCGGCCGCACGCCACGCGTGCCGGCCTCGTGTCGATCGCGCTGTGCGATCACCCCGAGATCGACCACATCCTCGAGAGCCTGGCCGGCATGGGCTACTCGATCAGCCCTGCCTCGCTGCGGCTCGACGACCTGAGCGCGTCGATCGTCTCGCGCCTCGTGAAGAGCGGGGAACGCGGCGTCACCATCGCGCCCGAAGCCGGGTCCGATCGCCTGCGCCGGGTGATCAACAAGACGTTCACCAACGAGGAGATCCTCGCCAAGGCGCACCTGCTGTTCTCGAACGGCGTCGAGAACCTGAAGCTGTATTTCATGATCGGGTTGCCGAGCGAGACTGACGAGGATCTCGTCGCCATGCGCGACCTGACCGAGCAGTTGCGCACCGTCATGCTCCAGTACGGGCGCACGCGCGGTCGTCTCGGACGCATCGTGGCCAGCGTCAACCCGCTCATCCCGAAGCCCGGGACGGCGTACCAGTGGCTACCGATGGAGGATCCGGCGATCACCGATCGCAAGGCCAAACGACTGAAGACACTCGTCTCCGGTCTCGACAACGTGTACTTCACGGTGAAGTCCGAGCGGCACTCCTACTATCAGGCGCTCATGTCGCTCGGCGACAGGCGCGTGGCGCCGGTCATCGACATGGCGGAGCGCAACGGCGGCCAGTGGCGCGAGGCCGTTGCCGCGACCGGCGTCGACGCGAACTTCTACATCTTCCGCGACCGCAGTCGCGACGCGTTCCTGCCGTGGGACGTCATCGATGGCGGGATGAAGGCGTCGTTCTTCCGCAGCGAGTTCGACAAGGCCATGCGCGCCGAGTGGACACTTCCGCCGAAGCGCCAGCAGGACAACGCACGTCTCCTCCCGGTCATCTCCTGA